One part of the Suncus etruscus isolate mSunEtr1 chromosome 2, mSunEtr1.pri.cur, whole genome shotgun sequence genome encodes these proteins:
- the LOC126001116 gene encoding 5-azacytidine-induced protein 2, with translation MDVLVEDDICILNHEKAHRRETPVSIYSGDESVASHFALVTAYEDIKKRLKDSEKENSFLKKRVRFLEEKLIGARLDEEINSVGREQVNKAYHAYREVCIDRDNLKSKLDKMNKDNSESLKVLNEQLQSKEVELLQLRTEVETQQVIKNLNPPSSNWEVEKLSCDLKIHGLEQELELMRKECSDLKMELQNAKQTDSSNEDSLKSRDLQRASISSDNMQHAYWELKKEMSNLHLVSQVQAELLRKLKIPTAIKKACTSECMEDLGKESTKLHLANFTATYKRHSPLSPNAKTLCHTTSSPVQGDIKVLSEKAVLQSWTDNERSITQDGTNIQEHNSLGRNSLEDNSWVFPSPPKSSETAFGETKNKTLPLPNLPPVHYLDQHNQNYLYKN, from the coding sequence ATGGATGTACTGGTAGAAGATGACATCTGCATTTTGAACCACGAAAAAGCCCACAGGAGAGAGACTCCAGTTTCAATATATTCAGGAGATGAGTCTGTGGCCTCCCATTTTGCTCTCGTCACTGCATATGAAGACATCAAGAAACGACTCAAAGATTCAGAAAaggaaaattctttcttaaaGAAACGAGTAAGATTCTTGGAAGAAAAGCTTATAGGAGCTCgattagatgaagaaataaattctGTGGGGCGAGAACAAGTAAATAAGGCCTACCATGCCTATCGAGAAGTCTGTATTGATAGAGATAACTTGAAGAGCAAATtagataaaatgaataaagacaaCTCTGAATCTTTGAAAGTATTGAATGAACAACTGCAGTCTAAAGAAGTAGAACTCCTCCAACTAAGGACAGAAGTGGAAACTCAGCAGGTGATAAAGAATTTAAATCCACCTTCATCCAACTGGGAGGTGGAAAAGTTGAGCTGTGACCTGAAGATCCATGGTTTGGAACAGGAACTGGAACTCATGAGGAAAGAATGTAGTGATCTCAAAATGGAGCTACAAAATGCCAAACAAACGGATTCATCTAATGAAGACAGTCTAAAGAGCAGAGATCTTCAAAGAGCAAGCATTTCAAGTGATAATATGCAACATGCGTACTGggaattgaagaaagaaatgtcaaatttacATCTGGTGTCTCAAGTACAAGCTGAACTactaagaaaattgaaaatccCAACTGCAATTAAGAAAGCCTGTACCTCAGAATGCATGGAAGACCTCGGGAAAGAGAGCACAAAACTGCACTTGGCAAATTTTACTGCAACATACAAAAGACATTCCCCTCTCTCACCAAATGCCAAAACTCTTTGTCATACCACATCTTCCCCTGTACAAGGAGATATAAAGGTTTTATCAGAGAAAGCAGTTCTCCAATCATGGACAGATAATGAGCGATCAATTACTCAGGATGGAACAAACATTCAGGAACACAACTCTTTGGGCAGAAACTCTCTGGAAGATAATTCTTGGGTATTCCCAAGTCCACCTAAATCAAGTGAGACAGCATTtggagaaactaaaaataaaactttgcctTTACCCAACCTGCCACCAGTTCATTACTTGGATCAGCATAATCAGAACTATCTTTATAAAAACTAA